From the genome of Thermogutta terrifontis, one region includes:
- the mutL gene encoding DNA mismatch repair endonuclease MutL codes for MAKIRRLPQSVINKIAAGEVIERPASVVKELVENSLDAGATRIDVSVAKGGIEFIRVADNGCGIAFEDLELAVASHATSKISDAEGLFHVRTLGFRGEALASIAEVSHLRLRSRTPDSDSGGEIYVEGGLVRSIAPCGCPVGTVVEVRQLFFNTPVRRKFLRSTTTELGHISETVAKLALAHFRVHFTLTHNDRPVLQLPAAGDLLERIAALYGQELADALIPVSSEDGAVRLYGYVAHPAFSRPNAKMQFLFLNGRAIRDRNLQHALNEAYRGLLTVGRQPVAFLVLEMPPEMVDVNVHPTKQEVRFLDSGRLYSQLLSTLRREFLSSDLSTRISAPIPAQGGDSWRSAHDPEKVRAMRRQIVEWAKGELQQRLAGEVTSTAEVSQNTVRREPLAPHPDETARHGVGLREFGACGERGAEDDAGLATATAGYRSAGSRIAESIQTAEALGQKPQRGGHPDLGLGSDFAPKVLQIHNRYLITESDEGLVVIDQHALHERILYEQLRQSLQEGQLTTQQLLIPEPVDLSPVEAALALENRELLAELGLSIEPFGGSTVLVHSYPAMLRHMSAGDLLRSVLAALAEGRGQPDRATLLDSILHSLACKAAIKAGERLAPEQVQALLEQSRQVLHSHHCPHGRPTMLVFSREELDRYFRRT; via the coding sequence ATGGCGAAGATTCGCCGTCTTCCCCAGAGCGTGATCAATAAAATCGCGGCTGGCGAGGTCATCGAACGCCCCGCCAGTGTCGTGAAGGAACTTGTCGAAAACTCTCTGGACGCCGGCGCAACGCGGATTGATGTTTCGGTCGCCAAGGGTGGGATTGAGTTCATCCGCGTGGCCGACAATGGTTGTGGCATCGCCTTTGAAGACCTGGAACTGGCCGTCGCCAGTCACGCGACAAGCAAGATCAGTGATGCGGAAGGCCTCTTCCACGTGCGGACGCTGGGGTTTCGTGGAGAAGCGCTCGCGTCCATCGCCGAGGTCAGCCATCTTCGTCTTCGCAGTCGTACTCCGGATTCAGACTCGGGCGGCGAAATCTACGTGGAAGGCGGCCTGGTGCGGTCCATTGCGCCGTGCGGGTGTCCCGTGGGAACGGTCGTCGAGGTCCGCCAGTTGTTCTTCAATACTCCTGTGCGGCGAAAATTCCTTCGTTCCACCACCACGGAACTGGGGCATATTTCGGAGACTGTGGCGAAGCTGGCGCTGGCCCATTTCCGGGTGCATTTCACGCTCACGCACAATGATCGGCCGGTGCTCCAGTTGCCGGCAGCCGGCGATCTTCTGGAACGCATAGCCGCCCTTTACGGGCAGGAGCTGGCCGACGCCCTCATTCCGGTGTCCAGTGAAGATGGGGCGGTGCGCTTGTACGGGTACGTGGCCCATCCGGCATTCAGTCGGCCGAATGCAAAAATGCAATTTTTGTTTTTGAACGGTCGAGCGATCCGCGATCGCAATCTTCAGCACGCCCTCAATGAGGCCTACCGGGGCCTTTTGACCGTGGGACGCCAGCCGGTCGCTTTTCTGGTGCTGGAAATGCCGCCGGAAATGGTGGACGTGAACGTCCATCCCACCAAGCAAGAGGTGCGTTTTCTGGACAGCGGGAGACTTTACAGCCAGCTTCTCAGCACGCTGCGAAGGGAATTCCTTAGCAGCGACCTCAGCACCCGCATTTCCGCGCCCATACCGGCTCAGGGCGGTGATTCCTGGCGGTCAGCTCACGATCCGGAAAAGGTTCGGGCCATGCGCCGACAGATCGTGGAATGGGCCAAGGGGGAACTTCAGCAGAGACTGGCGGGAGAAGTCACATCAACTGCAGAAGTGTCGCAGAATACGGTGAGGCGAGAGCCACTCGCGCCCCACCCCGATGAAACAGCACGACATGGCGTCGGCTTGAGAGAGTTTGGTGCCTGTGGGGAGCGTGGAGCCGAAGATGATGCAGGACTCGCCACAGCCACGGCGGGGTACCGTTCTGCCGGTTCGCGAATCGCGGAATCCATTCAGACTGCTGAAGCGTTGGGGCAAAAGCCGCAGCGGGGCGGGCATCCGGACCTGGGGCTCGGCAGCGATTTCGCACCCAAGGTGCTTCAAATTCACAATCGTTATTTGATTACAGAAAGCGACGAGGGCCTGGTGGTCATCGACCAGCACGCGCTGCATGAACGGATTCTTTACGAGCAGCTTCGGCAGAGCCTCCAGGAGGGACAGCTCACCACCCAGCAGCTTCTCATCCCCGAACCTGTGGACCTCTCGCCCGTGGAGGCGGCCCTGGCCCTGGAAAACAGGGAGCTTCTCGCCGAGTTGGGACTTTCGATTGAGCCTTTCGGCGGGAGCACGGTGCTCGTGCACAGTTATCCGGCCATGCTGCGGCACATGTCGGCCGGGGATTTGCTTCGCTCGGTACTGGCCGCACTCGCCGAGGGAAGAGGCCAACCGGACCGCGCAACCTTGCTGGACAGCATTCTTCACAGCCTGGCGTGCAAAGCGGCAATCAAGGCGGGAGAACGGCTGGCCCCGGAGCAGGTGCAGGCACTCCTCGAGCAAAGCCGCCAGGTGCTCCATTCCCATCACTGTCCGCACGGTCGCCCGACAATGCTGGTCTTTTCGCGCGAGGAGCTCGATCGCTACTTCCGCCGCACGTGA
- a CDS encoding sugar phosphate isomerase/epimerase family protein produces the protein MAWPFLRIGNQTAFSASDPTDPYRFAVEHGFDAFEWFNDKRHGWGWCQEDADEYDRRQIRQTGEEKHIAYSVHARCQADITTPEGREDVLRSIQFANDIGAKLVNIYFHGTQGVQGFAEALRPIVEAAAPAQIKISVENTVFVGPEEFNDLFAFLREKEWYVPGQVGLCFDMGHANLCSATRNNYVGFLEKLSSDVPIVHLHVHENWGDGDSHLPLFTGPAGMDDTGVRAMFRILKERGYDGLIIMEQWPQPAEQLLHTRQRLKELLLSL, from the coding sequence ATGGCCTGGCCGTTTTTGCGGATCGGGAACCAGACGGCGTTCAGTGCAAGTGATCCCACGGATCCCTATCGTTTTGCCGTGGAACACGGTTTTGACGCCTTCGAATGGTTCAACGACAAGCGGCACGGCTGGGGCTGGTGTCAGGAAGACGCGGACGAGTACGACCGGCGACAGATTCGTCAGACGGGCGAAGAGAAGCACATCGCCTACAGCGTCCACGCCCGGTGCCAGGCGGACATCACCACACCAGAGGGTCGGGAGGATGTCCTCCGCAGCATCCAGTTTGCCAACGACATTGGCGCGAAGCTCGTGAACATCTACTTCCACGGGACGCAGGGTGTGCAAGGCTTCGCCGAGGCGCTGCGCCCCATTGTGGAAGCGGCGGCCCCTGCTCAGATCAAAATCAGCGTTGAAAATACGGTCTTCGTGGGGCCGGAAGAATTCAACGATCTGTTCGCGTTTCTTCGCGAAAAAGAGTGGTATGTTCCCGGTCAGGTGGGACTGTGCTTTGACATGGGACACGCCAATCTCTGCTCGGCGACGCGGAACAATTATGTTGGCTTTCTGGAAAAGTTGTCGTCCGACGTGCCCATCGTGCATCTACACGTCCACGAGAACTGGGGGGACGGCGATAGCCACCTGCCGCTTTTCACGGGGCCTGCCGGGATGGACGACACAGGCGTTCGCGCGATGTTCCGGATTCTCAAGGAACGGGGGTATGATGGGCTAATCATCATGGAGCAATGGCCTCAACCGGCGGAGCAGCTTCTGCACACGCGGCAGAGATTAAAAGAACTGCTTCTCTCGCTTTGA
- a CDS encoding Lpg1974 family pore-forming outer membrane protein, protein MKTRTFLAVLAAGCFVTGTAMAQWAPSGMYPNAWGGGVPVGYFEQGGPAPQTLTPVPESPSTGPTEACPTGRLPVWQVWGEYLYLRPSDVDVPWAVAINGAIQQGDVPIQVGRIANADIDFDSGFRVGVGRVVDECSSAGVSYTFFESHSNDSLSTDAPLVLRSLVAHPGTLTAAADYLRGIASNDVDFQLIDADYRHIFRSNCYGSWNWLVGGRYAQLEQDFSSTFFNNGVENVLTDIRFYGGGIRLGLEGERHFQNCNLMVYGRSAASFVAGDFRARYFQGQSFTSVEVDTNWRGSRVVPILDLELGSGWVSDNGCVMFTVGYMVSAWFNAVDADTFIRGVQSNNFSDMDDTVVFDGLVGRAEIRF, encoded by the coding sequence ATGAAAACAAGGACGTTTTTGGCGGTTCTAGCGGCCGGTTGTTTTGTTACCGGGACGGCGATGGCGCAATGGGCACCCTCCGGAATGTACCCCAACGCCTGGGGAGGTGGTGTTCCAGTGGGATATTTCGAACAGGGTGGTCCGGCTCCCCAGACGCTCACTCCGGTTCCGGAGTCGCCTTCTACCGGCCCGACGGAAGCGTGTCCGACCGGCCGCCTGCCGGTCTGGCAGGTCTGGGGTGAATATCTTTATCTTCGTCCCTCCGACGTGGATGTGCCCTGGGCTGTTGCCATTAACGGGGCCATTCAGCAGGGAGATGTTCCCATTCAGGTCGGCCGAATTGCCAACGCCGATATCGACTTCGACTCCGGTTTTCGTGTTGGTGTCGGCCGAGTGGTGGACGAATGTTCCAGTGCCGGCGTCAGCTACACGTTCTTTGAAAGTCACTCCAACGATTCGCTCAGCACAGACGCCCCCCTTGTCCTGCGGTCCCTGGTGGCTCATCCGGGCACCCTGACGGCGGCTGCCGACTACCTCCGCGGTATCGCCAGCAACGACGTGGACTTCCAGTTGATCGATGCCGACTACCGCCACATCTTCCGCAGCAATTGCTATGGTTCGTGGAACTGGCTGGTCGGCGGTCGCTACGCTCAACTGGAACAGGATTTTTCGTCCACGTTCTTTAACAACGGTGTGGAAAATGTGCTCACCGACATCCGGTTTTATGGCGGTGGTATCCGGCTTGGATTGGAAGGCGAACGTCACTTCCAGAACTGCAATCTGATGGTGTATGGTCGCAGCGCCGCCAGCTTTGTGGCGGGAGACTTCCGTGCCCGGTATTTCCAGGGACAGTCCTTCACCAGTGTGGAAGTGGATACCAACTGGCGTGGTTCCCGGGTGGTGCCAATCCTCGATCTCGAATTGGGCAGCGGCTGGGTCAGCGACAACGGCTGCGTGATGTTCACCGTCGGCTACATGGTGAGCGCCTGGTTCAACGCAGTGGATGCTGACACCTTCATCCGAGGTGTGCAGAGCAACAACTTCAGTGACATGGACGACACAGTGGTGTTCGATGGTTTGGTGGGACGAGCGGAGATCCGCTTCTGA
- a CDS encoding serine/threonine protein kinase: MTVEQFLDLVKRSQLVETDQLQKVVKQWLPPEGSSSLTAEELAGKLVEAGLLTRWQAGKLLEGRYKGFFLGKYKLLDHLGSGGMSSVYLAEHVLMQRRVAIKVLPKHRVNDASYLARFHREAKAAAALDHPNIVRAYDVDSDGTNHYLVMEYVEGQDLQRMVREKGPLPPHMAAEYIRQAAEGLHHAHQAGLIHRDIKPANLLVDKKGVVKLLDLGLARFSDDDRASLTLAYDENVLGTADYLAPEQAIDSHRVDLRADIYSLGCTLYFLLTGHPPFPEGTLAQRVMKHQREMPPDIRNERPDVPDDLVAICMKMMAKKPSARYQSAAQVADALRLWLINHGYQIADENTLRRSAPAAPTAAPGAVPTPGTKLLSAKPISEPTSGKPTPLPVAQALQQTPAVAPLPKARPLEESATTPTLPVAKPIVETLPIPEELTREPNDTANTNQESALPGEPESGAAITLPLDVKEDPLLAIVRRDRPRRAPPMPAWIWLVIIGGVLVAAALAAIQFLR; encoded by the coding sequence ATGACGGTCGAGCAATTCCTCGATCTGGTGAAACGCAGTCAACTGGTCGAGACCGACCAGTTACAGAAGGTGGTCAAGCAGTGGCTGCCACCTGAGGGAAGCTCTTCGCTGACCGCCGAGGAACTGGCGGGCAAGCTGGTCGAGGCTGGCCTTCTTACCCGGTGGCAGGCCGGAAAACTCCTCGAAGGTCGCTACAAAGGTTTTTTCCTGGGCAAGTACAAATTGCTTGATCACCTGGGCAGCGGGGGGATGAGCAGCGTGTATCTTGCTGAACACGTGCTCATGCAGCGCCGGGTGGCGATCAAGGTTCTGCCCAAACACCGGGTCAACGACGCTTCCTATCTCGCGCGATTTCACCGTGAGGCAAAGGCGGCGGCCGCTCTCGACCATCCCAACATCGTCCGCGCCTACGACGTGGACAGCGACGGTACGAATCACTACCTGGTGATGGAGTACGTGGAGGGCCAGGACCTCCAGCGGATGGTCAGAGAAAAGGGCCCCCTGCCCCCTCACATGGCGGCCGAATATATCCGCCAGGCAGCGGAAGGCCTCCATCACGCCCATCAGGCGGGCCTCATCCATCGCGACATCAAACCTGCGAACCTTCTTGTGGACAAAAAGGGGGTGGTCAAGTTACTGGACCTAGGTTTGGCGCGTTTTTCGGACGACGACCGCGCATCACTCACCCTCGCCTACGATGAGAACGTGCTGGGGACAGCCGACTATCTCGCCCCGGAACAGGCCATCGACAGCCATCGGGTGGACCTTCGGGCGGACATTTACAGTTTGGGGTGCACGCTCTATTTCCTTCTGACAGGACATCCCCCTTTCCCCGAGGGAACGCTGGCCCAGCGCGTCATGAAGCATCAGCGGGAAATGCCGCCCGACATCCGCAACGAACGCCCGGATGTGCCCGACGATCTTGTGGCCATTTGCATGAAGATGATGGCCAAGAAGCCCTCGGCCCGGTATCAATCGGCAGCCCAGGTAGCCGACGCGTTGCGGCTGTGGCTGATCAATCACGGCTATCAGATTGCCGATGAGAACACGCTCCGCCGCAGTGCACCAGCAGCGCCAACGGCGGCACCCGGCGCCGTTCCAACGCCAGGGACAAAGTTGCTGTCCGCCAAACCGATCAGCGAACCAACCAGCGGCAAGCCGACGCCTTTGCCGGTCGCGCAGGCCCTTCAGCAAACGCCTGCCGTTGCACCGCTCCCCAAGGCTAGACCGCTGGAAGAATCCGCCACCACACCCACGCTGCCGGTGGCCAAACCCATTGTGGAAACGCTGCCTATTCCGGAGGAACTTACCCGCGAGCCCAACGATACGGCGAATACCAACCAGGAAAGCGCCCTTCCTGGAGAACCGGAATCGGGGGCCGCGATAACGTTGCCTTTAGACGTCAAGGAAGATCCTCTGCTGGCAATAGTCCGCCGCGACAGGCCGCGTCGCGCCCCACCCATGCCGGCGTGGATCTGGCTTGTGATCATCGGCGGCGTGCTCGTCGCTGCAGCGCTGGCCGCGATTCAGTTTCTCCGATAA
- a CDS encoding glycosyl hydrolase family 28-related protein, translating to MSVWLAWLWMVAATGSTWTEEAALPIPSQEPANVPVFRINACEAGVVPDGKTDCTEALQKALDRAGKMGGGIVELPAGVYRVQGHLVIPANVTLQGVFQTAPTTARWGQLTPAGTVLLAYEGRGNEQGEPFLRLGGSHATVAGLAIVYPEWNPKDVPPVPYPPCIASTNTENVSIQNCLLVNPYEGIRLIRAHRHLVRNVTGYPIKRGIYVDECYDIGRIENVHFWPFGVSYRPDDPYCQWINLNGVAFEFARTDWHYVINTFCFGYGIGYRFSQSAHGSANGNFLGIGADSCQRAVVVEQAQPPGLLITNGEFVGRWSSQDSVTLDVGPQVQGKVSLVNCSFWGPIDRCVVMRSPHAQLTLSACHFCEWDVANQGSPAVEIQAGFATIQGCTFDRDTAQHIHIHSGVRSVIVTANQAPGGLRVNNEAGSKVQMGLNAEDPIQWTPEARLHYRLDLGQPGDSRYLLNWYGPEKSERTFRWSTSKSQLVLPIEPGRAYEVLLEVSIPKALEGKEITLHLGDHVLGVLKSGENRVRIPPQETEKLTLQIRSPGWVPAELSKQSTDRRVLGIQVFSLVMKGEGADEKIFDANTGEWQTQ from the coding sequence TTGTCCGTCTGGCTTGCTTGGCTCTGGATGGTGGCGGCGACGGGCTCCACCTGGACAGAGGAGGCCGCGCTGCCGATTCCTTCGCAAGAACCGGCCAACGTGCCGGTTTTTCGAATCAATGCCTGCGAAGCGGGAGTGGTGCCGGACGGCAAGACTGACTGCACGGAGGCCCTCCAAAAGGCCCTGGACCGGGCGGGCAAGATGGGGGGCGGCATTGTGGAACTTCCTGCCGGGGTCTATCGCGTCCAGGGACATCTCGTCATCCCTGCCAACGTGACCCTCCAGGGGGTTTTCCAGACGGCTCCCACCACGGCGCGATGGGGTCAGCTCACACCGGCAGGAACAGTGCTCCTCGCATACGAGGGGAGAGGAAACGAACAAGGTGAGCCCTTTTTGCGACTAGGGGGCAGTCACGCGACGGTGGCCGGCCTTGCCATCGTTTACCCGGAATGGAACCCAAAGGACGTGCCCCCGGTGCCGTATCCTCCCTGCATTGCCTCCACTAACACCGAGAACGTTTCCATCCAAAACTGTCTTCTGGTCAATCCTTACGAGGGAATTCGGCTGATTCGGGCGCACCGGCATCTTGTGCGTAACGTCACGGGGTACCCCATCAAGCGGGGAATTTACGTCGATGAATGTTACGACATTGGTCGAATCGAGAACGTGCATTTCTGGCCGTTCGGGGTGAGCTATCGGCCGGACGACCCATACTGTCAGTGGATCAACCTGAACGGAGTGGCCTTCGAGTTTGCCCGCACGGACTGGCATTATGTGATCAACACCTTCTGTTTTGGATACGGGATTGGTTATAGGTTTTCTCAGTCAGCCCATGGGAGCGCCAACGGGAACTTTCTGGGGATCGGGGCCGATTCCTGTCAGCGAGCGGTGGTGGTGGAACAGGCTCAGCCACCGGGGTTGCTCATCACGAATGGAGAATTCGTTGGTCGATGGAGCAGCCAGGATTCGGTCACCCTCGACGTCGGTCCGCAGGTGCAGGGGAAGGTCAGTCTGGTTAACTGTTCATTTTGGGGGCCCATTGATCGGTGTGTGGTGATGCGAAGTCCACATGCCCAGCTAACGCTCTCCGCGTGCCATTTTTGTGAGTGGGATGTCGCGAATCAGGGGTCGCCCGCGGTCGAGATCCAGGCCGGGTTCGCCACCATTCAGGGATGCACATTCGATCGCGATACGGCCCAGCACATCCATATCCACAGCGGTGTCCGATCGGTCATCGTGACGGCCAACCAGGCGCCGGGCGGCTTGCGGGTGAATAACGAAGCGGGAAGCAAGGTGCAGATGGGCCTCAATGCGGAGGATCCCATCCAGTGGACGCCGGAAGCACGGCTTCATTACCGGTTGGATTTGGGCCAACCAGGGGATTCGCGGTATTTGCTCAATTGGTATGGTCCGGAAAAAAGCGAGCGAACCTTCCGCTGGAGCACATCCAAATCGCAGTTGGTGCTGCCCATCGAGCCTGGGCGGGCTTATGAGGTGCTTCTGGAGGTGAGTATTCCAAAAGCCCTGGAAGGTAAAGAAATAACGCTGCATCTTGGCGATCACGTGCTTGGGGTATTAAAGTCCGGGGAAAACAGAGTGCGTATTCCTCCCCAAGAAACTGAAAAACTCACGCTCCAAATTCGCTCGCCCGGTTGGGTGCCTGCCGAATTGAGCAAACAATCAACCGACCGGCGCGTCCTCGGGATACAAGTGTTTTCGCTTGTGATGAAAGGAGAAGGGGCCGACGAAAAAATCTTTGACGCAAACACCGGAGAATGGCAGACTCAGTGA
- a CDS encoding uroporphyrinogen decarboxylase family protein has product MAELDPMEQRYQERLRRYVTAMRKGKPDRIPIRPFVAEFTAVYAGYTIQEVTHDYQKAFDAVIRCAADFDWDAVVPNMVYVWTGLVQAINLRYYAVPGVDLPADVPFQYLEPPEENAWMRPDEYDALIEDPTGYLYNVWLPRVSRDVVAPGQPNTFRNNMSFVLGAMAMLDYFNALGRQVERLRRETGTVSAISGILKAPFDILADKLRGYKGLCLDLYRQPDKVLKACEALAPHLLHVAKSGADPQKNVPIGLWMHRGCVPFLSPQQFERFYWPTLKWIIESLWAEGYQVLFYAEGEWNPNLKYIAQLPDLSIVYHVDRGDIFEVYKAVGHKFCISGGIPNDLLAFGTPQDVREYCKKVIDGVARDGGYIMDASAIMQNDAKIENVRAMTEFTREYGVY; this is encoded by the coding sequence ATGGCCGAACTGGATCCCATGGAGCAGCGGTATCAGGAACGGCTCCGTCGCTATGTGACGGCCATGCGCAAGGGCAAGCCGGACCGCATTCCGATCCGGCCGTTCGTGGCGGAGTTCACGGCGGTCTATGCGGGCTACACGATCCAGGAAGTGACCCACGATTATCAGAAGGCCTTCGACGCCGTGATTCGGTGTGCGGCGGACTTCGATTGGGACGCCGTGGTGCCCAATATGGTCTACGTTTGGACGGGGCTCGTCCAGGCGATCAACCTGCGGTATTATGCCGTCCCTGGCGTCGATCTTCCTGCGGATGTTCCCTTTCAGTATTTGGAACCGCCTGAAGAAAACGCCTGGATGCGTCCCGACGAGTATGACGCGCTCATAGAAGATCCGACGGGCTACCTTTACAACGTGTGGTTGCCGCGGGTATCTCGGGACGTGGTTGCGCCCGGCCAGCCTAACACATTTCGCAACAACATGTCATTCGTGCTGGGTGCCATGGCGATGCTTGATTACTTCAACGCGCTGGGGCGACAGGTGGAACGATTGCGGCGGGAAACAGGTACGGTCTCGGCCATCTCGGGGATCCTCAAGGCACCTTTCGATATCCTTGCCGACAAGCTGCGTGGGTATAAGGGATTGTGTCTGGACCTCTATCGCCAGCCGGACAAAGTGCTCAAGGCCTGCGAAGCCCTTGCCCCGCACCTTCTCCACGTGGCCAAATCCGGTGCCGATCCACAGAAAAATGTTCCCATCGGCCTGTGGATGCATCGTGGATGCGTGCCATTTCTTTCGCCACAGCAATTTGAACGCTTTTACTGGCCAACGTTAAAGTGGATTATCGAATCCCTCTGGGCGGAAGGTTACCAGGTGCTGTTCTATGCCGAAGGGGAATGGAATCCCAATTTGAAATATATCGCACAACTCCCCGATTTAAGCATTGTCTATCATGTTGATCGGGGAGATATTTTTGAGGTGTATAAGGCAGTGGGGCACAAATTTTGTATCAGCGGCGGTATTCCGAATGACTTACTGGCTTTTGGCACTCCGCAGGATGTGCGCGAGTATTGCAAGAAGGTCATTGATGGCGTAGCGCGTGATGGTGGCTATATCATGGATGCCAGCGCTATCATGCAGAATGATGCCAAGATAGAAAACGTTCGGGCCATGACAGAGTTCACCCGCGAATACGGGGTATATTGA
- a CDS encoding cobalamin B12-binding domain-containing protein has protein sequence MSEKTLAEAIAWCDEATAMRLIREQLAAGVPAQEILAQCNEGMLELGNRFAREECFLPDLMFGGLIMKNIMAELGPHLTRDVKGGAAGLRAKAVMGTVQHDVHDIGKDIVVMMLRGAGFEVIDLGVDVPPERFVQAIREHRPSVVGMSLLLTTCYPSVTATVNAIREAGLRDQVAIMVGGAAASELLAKNAGCDFYGKTAVDGLKFACQVAGIK, from the coding sequence ATGAGCGAAAAAACGCTTGCCGAGGCGATCGCGTGGTGTGATGAGGCGACGGCAATGCGGCTTATTCGGGAGCAGCTTGCCGCGGGTGTACCGGCTCAGGAGATCCTCGCGCAGTGTAACGAGGGGATGCTGGAACTGGGAAATCGCTTTGCCCGGGAGGAATGCTTTCTTCCGGACCTCATGTTCGGCGGTCTGATCATGAAGAACATCATGGCCGAGCTTGGCCCCCATCTCACCCGGGACGTGAAAGGGGGGGCCGCCGGACTGCGGGCGAAGGCGGTGATGGGCACCGTTCAGCACGACGTTCACGATATTGGAAAAGACATTGTGGTCATGATGTTGCGCGGGGCGGGATTTGAGGTCATCGATCTGGGCGTGGACGTGCCGCCCGAGCGATTTGTCCAGGCCATCCGAGAGCACCGGCCCTCCGTGGTGGGAATGAGTCTTCTTCTCACCACGTGTTATCCGTCGGTGACCGCCACGGTCAATGCAATTCGCGAGGCCGGGCTGCGGGATCAGGTGGCCATCATGGTGGGCGGGGCCGCAGCGAGTGAGCTTCTCGCCAAAAATGCCGGCTGCGATTTCTACGGCAAGACGGCGGTCGATGGGCTCAAGTTCGCCTGTCAGGTGGCGGGGATCAAATAG
- a CDS encoding SDR family NAD(P)-dependent oxidoreductase, with protein sequence MKDTIFSLAGRTALITGASRGIGRAIAQVFAQAGADLFICSRTEEAIRKTAEELSQSTGQRVEWLAADVARREDTDRLAAEALARMGHIDILINNAGWNIPQAIDEIQDKDWDYLVELNLTNAMRLTRALVPKMKERRWGRIIHMSSMMALASTAKRNAYSATKAALVGMAKASALDLGPFNITVNCIAPGPIATEMPMTLLSKEQQEQIVSRTALGRWGQPEEVAWPTLLLASEAGRYITGQVIVVDGGCLARIF encoded by the coding sequence ATGAAGGATACCATCTTTAGCCTTGCGGGGCGTACTGCCTTGATCACGGGAGCGAGTCGCGGCATCGGTCGGGCCATCGCCCAGGTTTTCGCCCAGGCGGGTGCCGACCTCTTCATCTGCAGCCGCACGGAAGAGGCCATCCGCAAGACGGCCGAGGAGCTTTCGCAGAGCACCGGGCAGCGAGTGGAATGGCTGGCTGCCGATGTTGCCCGACGCGAGGACACCGATCGCCTCGCGGCCGAGGCCCTCGCCCGCATGGGGCATATCGACATCCTGATCAATAACGCGGGCTGGAATATTCCCCAGGCCATCGACGAAATTCAGGATAAAGACTGGGACTACCTCGTGGAGCTCAATCTGACCAATGCCATGCGTCTAACCCGGGCGCTGGTTCCCAAAATGAAGGAACGTCGCTGGGGAAGGATCATCCACATGTCCTCCATGATGGCGCTTGCCAGCACCGCGAAGCGCAATGCCTATTCGGCGACCAAGGCGGCGCTGGTGGGAATGGCCAAAGCGAGCGCCCTCGACCTGGGACCGTTCAACATCACGGTCAACTGTATTGCGCCCGGTCCCATCGCCACGGAAATGCCGATGACCCTGCTCAGCAAGGAACAGCAGGAGCAAATCGTTTCCCGCACGGCCCTGGGTCGGTGGGGACAGCCCGAGGAAGTCGCCTGGCCCACCCTGCTTTTGGCAAGCGAAGCCGGCCGGTACATCACCGGGCAGGTTATCGTGGTGGATGGTGGTTGCCTGGCGCGAATCTTTTGA